A DNA window from Fragaria vesca subsp. vesca linkage group LG3, FraVesHawaii_1.0, whole genome shotgun sequence contains the following coding sequences:
- the LOC101291325 gene encoding putative receptor-like protein kinase At3g47110-like: protein MTSTTAILVNECETPIVHCDLKPSNVLLDHDLTGYVADFGLARILSRLVDNVSANQSSSIGIRGTVGYAAPEYGMGSDVSTYGDVYSFGILLLEMFTGKRPTDHIFVDSLNLHKCVKVAIGERVSEIANSTLVQEDNPRQSTNDAHEEWLSSILGIGIACSVESSKDRKNIGDVVSALKKIRATLIR, encoded by the exons ATGACAAGCACGACTGCCATCTTAGTGAATGAATGTGAAACTCCAATAGTTCATTGTGATCTCAAGCCGAGCAATGTTCTTTTGGACCATGACTTGACTGGATATGTTGCTGATTTTGGATTAGCTAGAATCCTCTCAAGACTAGTTGATAATGTTTCAGCAAATCAATCAAGTTCTATTGGAATAAGAGGGACTGTTGGTTATGCTGCTCCAG AGTATGGAATGGGAAGTGACGTTTCAACATATGGAGATGTCTACAGCTTCGGCATTCTCTTGTTAGAGATGTTTACCGGGAAGAGACCGACTGACCACATATTCGTGGACAGTTTGAACCTTCACAAGTGTGTGAAGGTGGCCATTGGGGAACGAGTTTCAGAGATTGCAAACTCAACACTTGTTCAAGAAGACAATCCGAGGCAGAGCACCAATGATGCTCATGAAGAATGGTTGAGTTCAATATTAGGTATTGGAATTGCATGCTCTGTGGAATCCTCAAAAGACCGAAAGAATATCGGTGATGTTGTGTCTGCACTAAAAAAGATTCGAGCAACTCTTATTAGATAG
- the LOC101291037 gene encoding homeobox-leucine zipper protein ROC2-like yields MDSSTSQIEIDMRIPQEATTSQQVNMGSNVQVASNISRASDLLMAVTSSAEVNRMKISELASDAMEVLTKLALAQEPLWQCNIESNTEFLSDIEYLREFGHISASLIEIIKMVEVGDSQSELPINNSEFLMESEYRPVLATNQPGKPVSSESSRAIEYVKMKAFNLVQLLMDLEQWLLVFPNIVSRAKLVGVLSSTRVEGNYDGTLQVMTAEFHAPTPLIPARASYFARYSKQLDSGMWVVVDASLEKLFQLPSTNVRRQPSGCLIQEMPNGCSKVIWVEHAEVDNRMVHNMFEPLVSSGLAFSARRWVSTLVRQCEWLATLNSTSPPTSDRVFISQAGRKSLLKLTERMMRSFVADISASTENKWRTLPVFGAEDVKVTTITNLNDIGKPPGTTLSFATSVHLPVPRTQIYNLLRDGESRYMVWTVQLRLTSN; encoded by the exons ATGGACAGCAGTACTTCCCAAATTGAGATAGACATGAGGATACCTCAAGAAGCAACAACATCTCAGCAAGTGAATATGGGGTCAAATGTCCAGGTTGCAAGCAATATTTCCAGAGCCAGTGATCTACTCATGGCAGTAACTTCAAGCGCTGAAGTCAACAGAATGAAAATCAGCGAGTTAGCTTCGGATGCAATGGAAGTGCTAACTAAATTGGCCCTAGCTCAAGAACCTCTATGGCAGTGTAACATAGAGAGCAATACTGAATTTCTTAGTGATATCGAGTATCTGAGGGAATTCGGACATATAAGTGCCTCACTGATAGAAATAATTAAAATGGTTGAGGTGGGAGACTCTCAATCTGAGCTGCCGATTAACAATTCTGAATTTTTAATGGAAAGTGAATACAGGCCAGTGTTGGCAACAAATCAACCTGGAAAACCAGTTAGTTCAGAATCGTCACGAGCTATTGAATATGTCAAAATGAAAGCATTCAATCTTGTTCAATTGCTAATGGATTTG GAGCAATGGCTACTGGTGTTTCCTAATATTGTATCTAGAGCAAAATTAGTGGGAGTATTATCATCAACAAGAGTTGAGGGCAACTATGATGGAACTCTGCAAGTG ATGACAGCTGAGTTTCATGCACCCACACCACTTATTCCTGCTAGAGCAAGTTATTTTGCACGGTACAGTAAACAACTGGATAGTGGAATGTGGGTTGTTGTTGATGCATCCTTGGAGAAATTGTTTCAGCTTCCATCTACTAACGTTCGAAGACAACCGTCAGGATGTTTAATTCAGGAAATGCCAAATGGATGCTCTAAG GTCATATGGGTGGAGCATGCTGAAGTGGATAACAGAATGGTTCACAATATGTTTGAGCCACTGGTCAGTTCAGGTCTTGCATTTAGCGCAAGGCGTTGGGTTTCCACTTTAGTTCGTCAATGTGAATGGTTGGCAACTTTGAATTCCACAAGCCCTCCTACATCTGATCGTG TGTTCATATCGCAAGCTGGAAGAAAAAGCTTGTTGAAGCTTACGGAGAGGATGATGAGAAGTTTTGTTGCTGATATTAGTGCTTCTACCGAAAACAAATGGAGGACATTACCTGTATTTGGTGCCGAAGATGTAAAGGTCACAACTATAACTAACTTGAATGATATTGGAAAGCCTCCAGGTACCACCTTATCATTCGCAACTTCTGTCCATCTTCCAGTTCCAAGAACTCAAATATACAATCTGCTTCGTGATGGTGAATCTCGATATATGGTATGGACAGTACAATTAAGGTTGACATCAAATTAA